In Plasmodium knowlesi strain H genome assembly, chromosome: 8, the DNA window ATCAGCAAGGAAAGGGCAAATCCATCCAGCAGTTCCTACCTgtaccacttttttttttttttttttttttttttttttttttttataagaaccccccccccccttgtaaGAGCAGGATCTCTACCGATTTGTTCACCACTGAGGTGAAAGCTGCACAACTTAACCTATACACCGTAATTGCTACAATGAGTAACCCACAGAACTTTGACATACACAATTTAAGAAGGCTAGGTAAGATAGGAGTAAGTGTAGGGGCATTCCTTGGGTTGACATCTTTTAGCAGTTGGTTATTTAACAACAGTCTATATAATGTCGAGGCAGGAAAGAGGGCCATAAAATATAATAGGTTGTTTGGACTATCGAACAGAATATATGGAGAAGGGACTCACTTTTTAATCCCCTATTTTGAGAGGTGTATTATTTATGATGTGAGAACGAAACCTAGAGTTCTTATGTCCTTAACAGGATCTAGAGACTTACAAATGGTAAATATCACATGCCGTGTTTTGTCGAGACCAAATGAAAACAAGCTAGTAGAAATATACAGAACTTTGGGAAAAGAATATGATGAAAAGGTCCTTCCGTCCATCATTAATGAAGTGTTAAAAAGTGTGGTAGCTCAGTACAACGCTTCTCAATTAATTACCCAAAGGGAGGTGGTAAGTAAATCTGTTAGGGAACAGCTGGTGCAGAGGGCCAAGGATTTTAATATCCTTCTGGACGATGCCTCCATAACACACCTAAGTTTTAGTAATGAATATGAAAAAGCTGTGGAAGCGAAACAGGTGGCTCAGCAGGAGGCTGAAAGGAGCAAATACATCGTTTTAAAAGCAgaacaagaaaagaaatCCACAATTATTAAAGCACAAGGGGAGGCTGAAGTAGCCAAGTTAATTGGACTTGCGGTGAGGGACAACCCTGCCTTCATGgaactaaaaaaaatagaactCTCGAAGGAGGTCTCCAACATCATTTCGAAATGTCAGAACAAAGTTATGCTGTCCACGGACTCCCTTCTCTTCAATTTTGCCAAGTGATCTGTCCGCTGAGAAAcctaagggggaaaaatcaTTCCGCATGTAATGCAATATTTTTAGATAAATAAGCGTTGTGATAGTGATGCAAGGACACTTTTCTTGCGGTATTTTAATATGCATCGCGGCATGTTTCACCCGAATGgtcgttaattttttataggTAGCCACTTCCCACAGTGCGGCCCTTCTGACGCCCTTATTGCGTAATTTGTCATTACTTTGCCATTCCGTAACAGGCACGGTGTCCCCGTGAAGTTGCCACCTGCATGTCACCGTTATCTAAACACACttcgctattttttttcatttgtaattttttaagcaactttattttgaaatatttaaaaattttacctCTAAATCCTGCCGGGGGTGTAAAGCTAACACGGTCGTATGCCTGCTCCTTTCtctattccttctcctcttcgCAAAAGAGCAACTCTTTATTCAGTTCATCCTGCCGAAATAGGGAACGTGCAAAGTAAATTCATATGTTACGTATCAATGTTGTGTTTTCTATCGCAATACGTATatgtgtcctttttttctctttccataCATCTATCTCAATTAAATCATCAGggtagttaaaaaaatagctgTAATATTTGCACGAcctgagaaggaaaaaaaaaatatatatatcaagTGTATGTTGCCACATGGTGATCTTCCTTCACATTGCGTTTACGCATCCATGGTGAAGGAAGTTCTCATATTCGTTTTCTAAGCGCTCGTAAAGAAACAGTGGAATAACAAATACGGTGCTGATGGAACACGTAGGATATTCATTTACGATAGGCGTTTGCATATGTTACAGTGCAACCCTCCTATGTGTTGAAGTAAAACGTGcatacccccccccctctttctAGATGTTTACCTTATTTGATATGTTTTGGAACACCATTTGTGGATATGGGATGaataatgaatttttttatttttgtaaaaatcaaAGTTTCTGTTGTCTTTTATTTGATCCTTTGGGTAAGTGCCTCCCCGGACTTCCGTGTCTATCTCCGCTACGAATCCTTGGAGCTCATATTTGCTCAGCTTGCATATTTCCTTGATgtcgataattttttttttctgatttgATTCCAGTAGCGTTTCGATGAAATCAATTATTTTTAGGTGATCTGCGGGTGGTACCATGTGGAGGGGTGTGCAAACTTATGTGCGCACTACAGATGACACTACAGAAGGTGTGCCCATTCATGAACCCGAATCTGCGTCTCTTCTTTTACCCCTCTTTTCCTATACCTTCGTTCTTTTCGTCCAGCACTTTGAACAGCTTCGTTAAGGTCCTCTCAACAAGCTCCAACGCGGGGATGTTTGTCTGACCACGTGTGGGAGTCGTAATTCGAGTGAAGAGTTCAGaacgtataaaaaaaaaaaaaaaaaaaatgtaaaaccTTAATGTTGCAGCATTGTACTGATTATTTTTCACATATGTTTTCTGCTCTGGTGTGTTTATTCCACCGATGCTTTGATACCGCAATGCTGATAATATTTTCGGccccctttttacattttacattttaccTTTTCCGATTTTTTGGAGGACCCTTTTCCCTTGTAACCCCCCGCGGAATCTTTCTTaaactcctccttcttctgtttgTCATCGTTGATGGAGTTGTATATCTTCTGTATTGTATCCAACTTTATGCTGTTAATAATGATGGTGATGGAGACCCTCAAAAAAGCAACCACATCCAATTCTAGTTTCTGGTCAAAGTTGAGGGAGGACAGAATAATGTGGATGATGTTTTTATTGAGGTAGAGCTTGTTGCAAGAGTCCAGAACATTTTTGCAATCGAATATGtgtatcttccttttccccttgagGTTGTGTTTGACTAATTCTTCGCACAGATATCTCTGGAGCATCTTGGCGTTCCGCTCGAAAATACTATTTCGGATTCCTTCGAATCTGTGAAGAAGTGATAGGGCGTAATAAAAAATCACATGTTCCTACATTTTAGTAaagtttctttttcaatGCAGTGCCTTCTTCGCTACATGGTCCCCTCACCTAAGGCGTAGCACCATCTCACGGACATTCCTGTAATACACATAGTTGTCATCATTGTAGGAGAAAACGCGGAGCAACAATTTGTACTCTTGTCTGGATACAATATGCTCGTTTTGAAGGAGCACCTTTTTCAACTGGGATCGATGGATATACCCACTGTCTGACAAATCATATTTTCTGAATTCCTGTAGAAAAGTTTCATACATGAAATTCAGTTCATTCTCGTAACATGCAAATATTAGCTGTTTGTAGAGTAGTAAGTTGTCAAAAGGGATGGCCTCAAAGTGCTCCCGATTCTTCTTTAGCTCATATAAGTATTTGGGGATGGCGTGCAAGTAATTATTGTAGCACACATATCCattatcttcttcatccgCAAAAGATATATACAGTAAAAAATCGTAATAATTATCGGTGTAAATATAGGGGTAAAATTCATTATCTTcatcgaaaagaaaaaattcacaatTCGTTGGAACACTTTTGACatcataaaaaatgttacttCCATTGAacatattatttttgtaaatgctAATATCCTTGATGAGGTCCACTTCTTTATTATTAACGTTGAAGAGGTTCAccagcttttttttatcatctgTATTTGTGTCCTTTTTCGtcgtcccttttttctttcccttggGGATATTTGATGTGTCGGAAAATTCCCCTTTGGAACTGTCGTCCGTGCTCGTGGTCACCTCCTCATTTGACTCGTAAAAAAGGTAACTCTCCGGAGAGAACTCATTTGACTCGGCTTTGTCTTCCCCATTTGCGTGGCTCTTCAGACGCCTGTGGCTCACGCACATCGTGTGGTTCACCATTTTTAATATCTCCACGTAGTGCTCCTGTTTCAGTTTTCCTTAAGGGGTTGAGAAGATAAGGGGTTACGATGTTAAggggttaaaaaattaagagcTTATGATGTAAAGAAGTTACAAAGACATGGAGGGGGCTAAACTGAGCGATGTCCCAAATCATGTCTTGCCACATCTCTTCCCCATTATGACACGGGTGAGAAATGAACGCCTCAGTAGA includes these proteins:
- a CDS encoding prohibitin. prohibitin gives rise to the protein MSNPQNFDIHNLRRLGKIGVSVGAFLGLTSFSSWLFNNSLYNVEAGKRAIKYNRLFGLSNRIYGEGTHFLIPYFERCIIYDVRTKPRVLMSLTGSRDLQMVNITCRVLSRPNENKLVEIYRTLGKEYDEKVLPSIINEVLKSVVAQYNASQLITQREVVSKSVREQLVQRAKDFNILLDDASITHLSFSNEYEKAVEAKQVAQQEAERSKYIVLKAEQEKKSTIIKAQGEAEVAKLIGLAVRDNPAFMELKKIELSKEVSNIISKCQNKVMLSTDSLLFNFAK